From the genome of Medicago truncatula cultivar Jemalong A17 chromosome 2, MtrunA17r5.0-ANR, whole genome shotgun sequence:
GATGTGGTGTAAGACTAGACAAGATAAgattagaaatgacaacattagagagagagGTTGGGTTAGCACTTATAGTAGAAAAAATGGTGGAAACTAGAGTTAGGTGGTTTgtgcatgtagagagaagactttTAGATGCATGCTATGTCAATAGATAGTTAGATCACTGGAGGTAGAGatagacctagaaaaactataagaaagatctagagattaaaagtctcacaagtgcttatgtcaatagataagctcaaataaggcAATCCAAACAGGCCAATAGTTGAGGAATACGTGTTCTGATTAAACTGTTATTGCTTCTTTCTTTTTAGGCTTGCACCCTGCACTGAAGCTTTCATGGGTCTTTTTTCATGGATTGGCATCTGTCAAACTAATTCAGCATTTCATGAGAACTTTTCCGTCTTGTGCTTCCATTGGTACGTCTTTCTTATACACCGGTTATTCTTTTGTGTGTTCCGGGTTTTACTATCGTCACAACTGATATGGCACTACAAGTTAAAGAAATTGggtataaatacttttttttttgttgtgatttCAAGTTTCAAGTAACAAGCAGAAACTTTATGTTAGGAACTTGTCAATTAACCATGTAAGGCAAGTGCACTTCTTATTTTACTTAACCTGCTTCATGGTTCgaccagaaaaaaaaacctgCTTCATGGTTCgaccagaaaaaaaaacctgCTTCATGTGGTCCCAACATATCAATTAAAATCAGCAAATCTGTTCAGAAAGAGTGAGTATGTAAGCTTCAACATGCAATAGGCATATTTGAACAACGGAAATTCACTGAAAATCCAGCCATGCAGATGTAAAGTCCACAGTTTCAAGCAAGATCATCAACAGAAATTCACTGAAGGAAAGGAAGTTTTTGAACAACCTTTTCCGTCTCTTCAATCATATCACACTTTCTCCTTTTCCCCGCTCTTTtcctcttttttcattttaaaatcgatgaccATATTCTCTGTTAAAGGCTGCCTACAATAGATTCAGCCCTTCCTTGAACCCTTGAATTGGTGTGAGCGCTTTATAGCACCACCAATGAAGAAGACCCAACCCAACAAAAGCATCATTGTTTATAAACAGGGTTTCTTCAAATTgttagttgatttttgttttgctgTTCTTTCGTCGGTAGCTGGATTCATTTTTCACCCTTATCTGAAATATGGATCATACATTACTGCCACCAGATTATTATATCTTAGAAAAATTACATGGTTGATTAGGGGTGTTTAATTTGTCAGCTCTTTTATTTATCATGGTTTCTCCTTGATTCCAGGGGAAGCATTTTTGGTGACTGCTGGTATAGTTCTCTATTTTGGTGATATGCTGTTGCTTACTATAAAAAAGGTTAGTGGTttttaacacaatttttttcatgataaatagtatacatatatgttattggtgattacaatgtttaaACAGCTATGTGGACTATTGGTGTCATCAGAGTTGATTACTGCAGATGAAATAAAGCGAAGTGAGATAAACATTATAATTCAGGTATTGGTCCTTAGGTTATGATTTTTCTGTTACTGGTGTAACTAGATCAGCTAAACTTATCTGCTGCTTCTGCAGGGGATTGTGCTTGGTCTTCTGCTATATCCAATAACTTTGAAGTATACTCTCCAAATATGGGAGTGCTTTATAAATACAACTTATTCTGAGCAAAGAAGATACTATGAGATTTGGAGATCCCTTATATTTATTGCTTCCCTTGGATTCGTCCTCATTGTGGTTGTACCATTATGGATGCAGTTCGTACAGAAGTTTGATATGCATCCCTTTTTCTGGTATGCCATCAATATctgataattttgttagctacCAGTTACTGATGTTTTCAGATATGATCTGAAATACTATGGAAGTGGTAATAACAGGATGTTTGGAAAGTAGTTTTTTGACTATGAATGAATCGAGCAGGATTCAACGTATTTCTTGCTGGCAGCTCTGATACATACATCTTATAGGATAAGGCAACATAAGTTGTTAATTCCACTAGAAACTGCGGCATGTTCATTGTAGCATCTGGTTACACTGTATTCACATACCTATGTAGATTTAACTTATTCAAGCATGTGCATTTCCAGCTAATATAGACTTCTCTTATAAAGATGGTAATGTGAGAATCTTAAGTCAGAATATAATTCTCCAAATACGGTtcgtttttttaacaaactataGAAGCCAATAATGTGGCTTTTTATGTTGACCGCACACTCATATGAGTTTTATCCGTATCATGGATCCATATTTTATGGAGAGAAATAGCAATAGAAGAAACTGTGTCTTATTCAGATAGTTCAGTTGCTAAGCCAAGTCTAGTGGGCTTGTTAAAATACCCAATTATAGCCATGATGATAGTCTcatgttcaaatattttttttgtaagcaTAAAACCattgttttttactttatcaTTATACTGTTTTGTTAgataactatattttttatatttttaaacatcTCATTGCAGGGTGCTTTCCTTTGTTTTCTCAGAGCCATCCAAGAGACTGTCGTTATGTATCTATTGGATGTGTATAATTTCTATTTCTGTTTTGCGATTCTACAAGATCTCTAAGAACAGTAAGATTGAGAGGATTCTTTTGCGGAAATACTACCATCTGATAGCTGTCTTGATGTTTTCGCCTGCCCTTATCTTCCAGGTAATTTAGGAGACTAAATGATTGTTTGCTATTTAGTGGTATTGAGTGGATTGTGCTACTGTGTAcctattttctattttctttttccttaaaTTCCAGTGCCTTGTGTTTACTATAATTGAAAGCAGGTAAAAAATGTATGAACACTCCCTAGACTTTACCTCATTTTGTATAGCCACCATTTACTTTGAATCTCGATGAAAGGCCATTTAGTTCAAATTTCTGAAACTTGTGAGTACTAAATAAAAACTATTCATCACAAGCCCTGTACTTGTTGATTGATGCATATGACAATCTCTAAtttgtcattattatttttttatgaatattttaaaaattcctaattttatttttaaaattattgtatactttttactttttgcaattaataataaataattgggATTTTTTTATATGGTTTATACAAATTATAGATTGTTGTATGTAATAATTGAAACATGCAAGTCATGTGATAACTGATTTATTAAAGGGgcaaagggcaacccggtgcactaaagctcccacATACGCAGGGTCCAGGAaagggtcccaccatttggtgtattgtacgtaGCCTTACCcagttttttacacaagaggctgtttccagtGATAACTGAttcattaatatattattttatgaacgCTATTTAAAAGTTAGTTTTCATTGTATGGTTAAGAAATATAAAAGCAAAAGGAATAATTGAGCCGTATGATGtgtacaaaaacataaatattttttccttgaCCCTGGCATTATAGAGAGGGCATTACTTGTGTCGGTATATGTTTTATATTGATCAATTATGCTAATGTGTGTTGGCTATAATGCTCACTTTTTTATTGCTTTCAGCCAAAATTTCTCGATCTAGCTTTCGGTGCAGCATTGGCGGTTTTCTTAATATTAGAAATTATTCGAGTAAGTATCTTGGAATGCATTCAGCTTAATATTGATGAGATCATACTTTAAAAAGGTTGTTTTGTGTTTCAttgtttattgttgattttatcGATAACAATCCATAAGGAATCAATGTTTAAATTCAATATACATCAGTTTGAAAAATTGCTATGAAAGAAATGACCTACCATGTTATTATGCATTTATATTTATGCGGCCAAGAACAGTTAATCTGAGTGGGTCCTGTGAGAGGTATTTACAGTAGTCCATGTATTGATAGCAAAAGGATATATGAGGTATAAAGCATGTAATTGGGAGACATTGCAACCTGCTGGAACAATTTCCATAGAGATATGCCATTAAACTAGATTTCTGATTTCATGAAAATTTGTTGAATCATTTTAAACTTATGATTATTTGAATGTGATCATTTAAATCCAATAATAGCATTGTTCAATGTTATCAATAGAATACTAGTACAGTCTCATTTCTTATTGCAACCATTGGATGCTGATGCATACTGCATATACTTTTTGCCCAGCTATGACTTGTTGAAAATGAACTTCACAAGCTGAGTCATTGTCTTCTTTTCATTACCCAAAAGCTAAAATTTCTAATATTACTGCCCACGAATTCAAATGATTCCGAGCAGGCTGATTAGTATACAAAGTTTTCCTAGTTGCTTTTTTGTTGACATTGTCTTACTTAGGTATGGAGAATCTGGCCCTTTGGACAACCAATAAATCAATTTATGAATGCATTCACCGATCACCGTGACTCTGATCTTCTCATTGTCAGGTATTATGCTCTTTTCAGTTTTCAATATAGCCCATATTATGAAGCAGTGTTTATGATACACAGCTTCATTTAGTTCTCTTTCATGACAAAATTTCCTATTGCTCAGCCACTTCTCACTCTTGCTTGGATGTGCTCTCCCTATTTGGATGTCATCTGGGTACAATGATCGACCTCTTGCCCCTTTTGCGGGAATTTTGAGCCTAGGAATTGGAGATACAATGGTGagtcctctctctctctctctctagaggGGGGGTGTACTGTATACAACTGCTGAACTTCGGGGCCATTTCAATTAACCAACTGATGGattttttcttctattaaaAAGGAAACAGATGAATTGTATCTTAGTGCACAAGGTTAAATGCAGTGTGTAGCTGTAACTATTTTGGATCAGTCAACAATGTTTGAACCGTATATGCAAGAACCTAAATCAATCTATGATGTGGCAATTTTGGTGAAAGTAATTTACTCCCACTTTGGGGAATCAATATATGATTTTTCATGAATACTAATAATGTATGAAAACTTTTTGCGAGAATTCGTACTATTTTCTTTAACTCTAAACAGTTCCCATGTAGaagtaaattgattaatttctaACAGGGCTACATTGAGAAATGAGGATGTGTGGATACCATATTACCATTTTGTCTGAGGTGGTGAAGTCAGAGACTAAAGAAAAGCattaaaaacatgtttttattatagattttttttaatccagAAATGTTAAAAGGAGCTGTTCTCTTGATGGTTGCGTATCTTGGTAGTTGATAGTAATTGAGTTTCGATTTTTTTGTTTAGGCATCAATGGTTGGGCACAAGTATGGTGTTTTGAGGTGGAGCAAAACTGGCAGTGAGTATTTTCgttatatgatttttatcaGTGTTGTCTATTCCATCATGTTAATGTAGCTTTCTCTCTTTGCCAGAGAAAACAGTTGAAGGTACTGCAGCTGGTATAACGTCTGTACTAGCTGCTTGCTCTTTACTCCTTCCACTCATAGCATCAACTGGATACATTTTCACTCAGgtcctctctcttctctctctctcttggttAATTGTGGGTGTTACCAAACTCTAGTAATAAAGTGATATTATTTGTTTTGGTGTTGATATCAAAGGAACTTGATATCTTAGTTCAGGTCTTCCGCCACTCTACATATAAACAAGTCCCACGGTATTCTGGTTCCACATAGCTCGGTTTCATATTAGTACCAAAGCTTTATACAGTTATTTTTGTTACCGTTGacatcaaacaattttttaaaccaATAAGTTTAGAATGTAGTAGACAAGCATTGCTCACCTAGATTCATGCATACAAGCCATCTGCTGCATGAGGAGTTAGGTCAGACTTTAGGTTCCATGTATTGTGTCGCAAGGAAGTACTTGCACTCTTTTTCCCCAACCCTCATCTTTTTTCATATGCTATTCATTTCAATATCTCCTATATCCCTTCCTCAGAGGGGAGAGAAAGGAATGGAAAAATTAAGCCTATAGCATACTGCCAAGTTGTATATTCCAAGGACAGTAAGATGCAGTTTCATCTTTAGCGTCTCATTTAATAAGGGGGGAAGAACAAAAAATTGCCATTTACCgttgataaaatgaaatggaTAAAAGCTTGCTAGTACTCTAGAGTGTCTGTTCCTTAGATTACTGAGTTCTTCTTTGACACCTTGTTAATAACTTTTTGCAGCATTGGTTCTCTCTCTTTCTAGCTGTGACTGTAAGTGGTTTGTTGGAGGCCTACACGGCGCAACTTGACAACGCATTTATACCACTTTTTTTCTATAGTCTTCTCTGTTTATAGGCACAGCTCTCTCACAAGAGCAAGTTGCCTTTAAGAGCAATGATGTGGTTCTGCAGATATGCTTCCTGGCTGGGCAGTGTTTTGGCAGAAGAGGTCAGATTGTAATTAACCTATGCAACGATACATGACAGTTAGGTTTGGTGTAGATAGTTAGGATTGTATCTTTAGACAGAAATGATAGGTATACAagtgttttgatgttttcttttaaagGGTTGATACCCTGCAAATAGCATACTGTATGCAGGATAGGAGTGACAATTTTCCAGTTTTTTTTAAGCCATGTATCAGGCCATGAGAGAGGAGAGCTGTTGAACACTAGTTCACTTGTTCTAAAGGAATTTTTAATGTCTTCAATTTTCACACATATAgtaattttcatttcttaagGTCATGTTGTATATCTGCACGTCATAGATCcaacaattttaaattatgCAAGAAATATTCATTATTTAGTCACTTTTTCTAAAGGAGTTTTTATTGTCTTAAATTTTCACACTTACAgtacttttcaatttttaatgtcTCCAAGCCTTTGGCGACCCTGGATGTTTTCACATTTACTTTTCAACATCCAAACATCATGTTAGTCAAGAAACAGCCGCTCGATGAACTCTAACAATGGTAACCTTGAAACAATGAAGAGTAGTATTTTTGACCATGATAAGTTCACATTTCAGATGTATCTATATTTCTGTTAGTAACTTTGATCAACTGTGCTGTAGATAGAGATAATTGAGTAGCTCAGGCAGGCATAATGTTGACTAGTTCTTCTAGTGAATTCTCTTGACTTTCAACATTTGAGCTGATAAATATCTGAGGCAGCTGGAGTGGAGTAGATATATCTGTTGACAGGTGGACCAAAGCTAAATATCTAGAGTTGCATTGTTGATCCAACACTAACAGTAGCTGCAGCTCATGAATGACTCATCTTCCCAGTTATTGGTTTCAAAATTGAGACATTTTTGTTTGCGGTATGCTGATGTATATATGACCTGAAGACTGAGTGAGAGGGACTACTAAGGAACACTTGCTCAATGTAGGGCATCCAACACATGACCCCCTTTAAAGGTGTTTTGTTGTGGGTGGGGGCTGCGACATTAAATACTTATAGAAACGCTTTTTGGACATCTTAAACCGACAGCCGACGTGGTATTTGGTACTTTTTTGTTCTCTCGAATAAAACCAACACTTATTCAGGATGTATTTTATACAATGTCATTTTCGATGTCAAAATATCAGTGTTCAGAGATTACCTTTTGGATGGATGGACCCCAAAAAGTGCTTGTATTATATGCTAGGACAAAGAGTACGGCTGGAAACGATTTCGAGTAAGATTGGTCAAGTGATTACTTATTACTCTGTCTAGCCATTTTTCTATTGATATTTTAGCAGTTCCTCATGCTATTTTTAGGATTTATTCGCATTAATTGCTTCAATTTCTTGTAGTTCAAGCTGATTGTGGACTTGTGGTAATATCACCTAACAGCTTATGGGTAAATAATAGAGATTGCTGAATTAGTacttttagtttgttttttacGCTATTCCATTAGTTAATAAGTTACTCACGTTAGTTACTCGTTCGAATTTATCTATACATCAAGAATCTTTGATGAAACGCACGAGTATACTATACTATAGAGAAGACAATAGCTAGCACAAAAATTTACCAGTTTAGCATCTCTTGTCACTGAAAAAACACATATTGAATGTTTCATTATCTCAAATAAGATTACAAGATTGTAACCCTCAAATCATGTATCTTCCTACAAACTTTAGTCTATCTAAGAGCGTGTTTGATATGGTAAAAAGTTAGTAATCACGTAACAGTAGAAGACAGAACAACACATGAAAGATTTTTAAGGTATTAAACATCTTTTTGTCTCAATGCTTGGTGGATAAAATGTCacggtattttagacaacttgtacctCTAAAAAAAGTTATGTTGTGGTTTAGTGAGGGacaaaaaatttagtttttgtcCCCTCTAATTTGTTCAATCCTAGAAACagttttaaaatcaaacactaTAACTGAAGTTGTCTTTGTTTGGTCCCTTGTTTTTTAACATATCAAATGCACCGTTAGAGTTATAAGAAATGATAAACACATTCATCTCGGTGCAAATGATCACTCACATGCCGTCCTCTCTATGAAATACATTCATCCAACTCTTGATGTACTGTATTTCTTAAATTTCCACCAACTGTGCCTTCCAGaatttaaattctttcaaactaTTGTGGCACTTGCTGATGATCTATATCACTCATGCTCTAACTAATAATAGTATAAAAAGATAAGCATAAAAAGGTCTAGACGTTATGTAATGTCGTTTCCGAATTGAAGTCAATTAAGGCATGGCATATAAGAAGAAGAGTTTGGCAAGAGAAGATAGGAATGGACCTATAGAGATGGATTTAATAAGAGAGTTGGAGGGAGACATGACTAGACAATACTTTAAAAGGGACGTTTCGTAGTATGAAAGCTCGTAGACACTGCACTCACATGCCTTGGTCTCCCCCTTCCCCAAATTACCACTTCaacccttttttttatcaagttttttATAAACGTTATTATTCACATTCAACGATTTACATGTAGAACCGACATAAAGTGTGTTTGATGTTCAACATGTATCGATATATGATACTGAtatatgtgattacattcaacttatttactttttaaaaatatttttgataacATGTCGGTCTATGTCaaatgtttgtgtttgtgtcgGTGTGAACTTCAAGTAGCCTTATCGACTAAGACCTTTTAATAACACGGGTCAAACACGTATGGAAGCCTAAAACTAATTTTAAGATGAAGCACTTCTAAATGCCAAAAAGATATTCTAGTGAAATTACTaaatctttgtttaaaaattagggttaaatatgtttttttgtccctataaatataccaactttccattttagtctctataaaaattagggttaaatatgttttttgtccctaaaattaaatatgaatttttaaccatcaaaaatataaaaattcataataaattcatgTATTGTGAAAAAATTCTAAtgttttttgggagagattcttataatattatgaatttttctaaaaaaatttattaaaaaatatgaattatacatatgagtttactttaaaagatgaaccaaaagtgaagatggaaaatttttgggagactaaaagttgaaggaaaactttagagggactaaaacgaaaagttggtatatttctagggaccaaaaacatatttaaccctaaaaattacttttcaaatattttatacaaatttatttattaaattactaGAATCCATTTTTCTTTgatgaataataaaattaatcaaattaagataatattaattttcgataaaattttattaattcgaatttaaaaaaaatggtagaatATAAAGTCTTTTTACTGAGTAAAATTACTATGCTTTTGGAGACATAATTTGTCTTTGTAGTCCTACCTTTGTGACGACTTTAGAGCACTATTAACGGAAGATACTTTTCTCATTGTTCGCCAGCTATAAtttaaaaagagtaaattacatttCCCTTttctcaaagatgcttgaattacattctcctttccttttatgttaaaatatacactcccctccccttctattcaaaacatattagaaaatatttcactccccaTCATTGAGAGAAACTTGAATTACATtgccctcccctcttaagttaaaatttactttttattcacaatttcattaacatatagttttaaaccctgttataaaatatgaaacaatccaaaataaaattaaaatatttaaaaaaaattacaaaagtcgattaagtatggttatttaaaagtgaatttatgctctaaattataaaattaataacaaaagatttaaatttaattgtcattgacatttagattataaaaaaacggaattatattttttaaatggtgattcaaaattaatatatattataaaaatatttatttatgttaaaatagattaaagtgtagtccatatttaattattaagggagggggatgtaattcaagcatcttataggggaggtagtataaattttacttttcaagggaggagagtgtatattttaacataagaggtgaggggagtgtaattcaaccatctttgaggggaggggatttactcatttaaaaatcattaaaCAATGTCAGCACACAGCATGTAATCATCGCATCCTTCTAAAGTAATTTATCCTACATATTTATCAAagctttttgtaaaaaaaaaaatagatgaaaagATGAATTAATGccattaaaagtaaataaaatatatattttttgtataaattgtAGGACCCACTATTAGTTTTTTAAGACCACACCATTagggtaaaaaaaatgaattaattattttaagatgATGCGTTTTAATGGAACCCacaaaataatcttttatggAGTTCACCACTAGTCTTATGAGCACAACATTACAAGTTGTACACTACAAGTGTGTCTATAAGTAGATGGTAAAGAGCTCAAACACTCAACAATTCTAACtcattcctcaaaaaaaaattctacctCTCAAATAAACAAAAGAGTTGCATTTGTCAAGTGTCATGGCCGTGTTCAGTGTGAGAagcatcaacaaaaagaatggTGGAGGTGGCATTGTGAAGCTCATTGAGAAGCTACAGAAGAAAATAGTAATAGGGAGAAACAAATCAACATCAACCTATGTGCCTGAGGATGTAAAGGAAGGACATTTTGCTGTGATTGCTAAGGGTAGGAAGGA
Proteins encoded in this window:
- the LOC25487856 gene encoding dolichol kinase EVAN; amino-acid sequence: MTTSFFNGERLIVLFFISTILYSLPFSLLSHGVSLSLLAIASFFLEISVDSSVSPFSLRTRPGASSGILLGAITLPSLILSKLIQSSRGFSLQQLQPQEIEYLTLQYWATSASVFSVLLFLAFTIKHSHWGARLSFAFVLSQAVLCVVALLTTSQIGLHPALKLSWVFFHGLASVKLIQHFMRTFPSCASIGEAFLVTAGIVLYFGDMLLLTIKKLCGLLVSSELITADEIKRSEINIIIQGIVLGLLLYPITLKYTLQIWECFINTTYSEQRRYYEIWRSLIFIASLGFVLIVVVPLWMQFVQKFDMHPFFWVLSFVFSEPSKRLSLCIYWMCIISISVLRFYKISKNSKIERILLRKYYHLIAVLMFSPALIFQPKFLDLAFGAALAVFLILEIIRVWRIWPFGQPINQFMNAFTDHRDSDLLIVSHFSLLLGCALPIWMSSGYNDRPLAPFAGILSLGIGDTMASMVGHKYGVLRWSKTGKKTVEGTAAGITSVLAACSLLLPLIASTGYIFTQHWFSLFLAVTVSGLLEAYTAQLDNAFIPLFFYSLLCL